In one Bosea sp. RAC05 genomic region, the following are encoded:
- a CDS encoding GntR family transcriptional regulator, whose amino-acid sequence MPQTLTIEPVAPHLLRSLREHVHERLRRAIVAGRFRNGERLNERHLAEMLGVSTTPVKDAIRKLESEGLVRTEARRGVFVEFSARQALEMALGRAALESVMTHIAANRLGDADITEIGRLIEEMAHATQHSALEDLVTLNEAYHGAIHRISGCGYLERRLDGQRMYDHAQRIALLSEPSERGQGFEEHRSIYEALRARDPALAEERMRRHIVRSAKAHVRQVFGADAEGLDYDE is encoded by the coding sequence ATGCCGCAGACCCTGACCATCGAACCCGTCGCCCCTCACCTGCTGCGCTCGCTGCGCGAGCATGTGCATGAGCGGCTGCGCCGGGCGATCGTCGCCGGGCGGTTCCGCAATGGCGAGCGCTTGAACGAGCGGCATCTGGCCGAGATGCTCGGCGTCAGCACGACGCCGGTGAAGGACGCCATCCGCAAGCTGGAGAGCGAGGGGCTGGTGCGCACCGAGGCGCGCCGCGGCGTCTTCGTCGAGTTTTCCGCCCGCCAGGCGCTGGAGATGGCGCTGGGGCGCGCCGCGCTCGAAAGCGTCATGACCCATATCGCCGCCAACCGCTTGGGCGATGCCGACATCACCGAGATCGGCCGTCTGATCGAGGAAATGGCCCATGCGACCCAGCACAGCGCGCTGGAGGACCTCGTCACCCTGAACGAGGCCTATCACGGCGCGATCCACCGCATCTCGGGCTGCGGCTATCTCGAGCGCCGGCTCGACGGGCAGCGCATGTACGACCACGCGCAGCGCATCGCCCTGCTCTCGGAGCCGTCCGAGCGCGGCCAGGGCTTCGAGGAACATCGCTCCATCTACGAGGCACTGCGGGCGCGCGATCCCGCGCTCGCCGAAGAGAGAATGCGCCGCCACATCGTCCGCTCGGCGAAAGCCCATGTGCGGCAGGTGTTCGGCGCCGATGCGGAAGGGTTGGACTATGACGAGTGA
- a CDS encoding ribonuclease activity regulator RraA, translated as MTTLTDDNRKKLKRVSTATLTTALFKRGFRNVFIQDVRPLSQKAESMVGEAFTLRYIPAREDLDHLGTFEGTQHPQRRAVEDCPPGHVMVIDSRKDPRAASAGGILVSRLMQRGVAGIVTDGGFRDSPEIAAMVIPAYHNRPSAPTNLIRHHALDINAPIACGDVAVYPGDIIVGDGEGVCVIPAHLANEIAPEVYEQTAYEDFVAERVRGGQGIFGLYPANEQTKAEFAAWRPGWS; from the coding sequence ATGACCACCCTCACCGACGACAACCGCAAGAAGCTCAAGCGCGTCTCGACCGCGACGCTGACCACGGCGCTGTTCAAGCGCGGCTTCCGCAACGTCTTCATCCAGGACGTGCGGCCGCTCAGCCAGAAGGCGGAGAGCATGGTCGGCGAGGCGTTCACGCTGCGCTACATCCCGGCGCGGGAGGATCTCGATCATCTCGGCACCTTCGAGGGGACGCAGCATCCCCAGCGCCGCGCGGTCGAGGATTGCCCGCCCGGCCATGTCATGGTGATCGACTCACGCAAGGACCCGCGCGCGGCCTCGGCCGGCGGCATCCTGGTGTCGCGGCTGATGCAGCGCGGCGTCGCGGGCATTGTCACCGATGGTGGCTTCCGGGACTCCCCCGAGATCGCAGCCATGGTGATCCCAGCCTATCACAACCGCCCGAGCGCGCCGACCAACCTGATCCGCCACCACGCGCTCGACATCAACGCGCCGATCGCCTGCGGCGATGTCGCCGTCTATCCCGGCGACATCATCGTCGGCGATGGCGAGGGGGTGTGCGTCATTCCCGCCCATCTCGCCAACGAGATCGCGCCCGAAGTCTATGAGCAGACGGCCTACGAGGATTTCGTCGCTGAGCGCGTGCGCGGCGGGCAGGGCATCTTCGGGCTCTATCCAGCGAACGAGCAGACCAAGGCCGAATTCGCGGCGTGGCGACCTGGCTGGTCCTGA
- the ccoS gene encoding cbb3-type cytochrome oxidase assembly protein CcoS — protein sequence MNILVVLFPLALGMGLAGLAAFFWCMRTGQYADIEGSAWRVLQDDDLGLEADGLDDRPDETVPQPKAGDRRAPSLTQGPI from the coding sequence ATGAACATTCTCGTCGTGCTGTTTCCGCTGGCGCTGGGCATGGGCCTCGCCGGGCTGGCGGCCTTCTTCTGGTGCATGCGGACGGGCCAGTACGCCGACATCGAGGGTTCGGCCTGGCGCGTGCTGCAGGATGACGACCTCGGGCTCGAGGCGGATGGGCTGGACGACCGGCCCGACGAAACGGTGCCTCAGCCGAAGGCCGGAGACCGCCGCGCCCCTTCATTGACACAGGGCCCGATCTGA
- a CDS encoding NAD-dependent epimerase: protein MTTVSPRRVLLTGAAGFVGYHVTQALLARGIAVLGIDNLTPYYDPALKQARLDRLLPQEGFRFEPIDIADHDALAGAFSRFAPDVVIHLAAQAGVRYSLDNPRAYAHSNLDGFLSVLEACRHHPVQHLVYASSSSVYGANAKVPFSEHDGADHPVSLYAATKRANELMAHSYAQLYGIPATGLRFFTVYGPWGRPDMAYFKFTKAILEGRPIDVYAEAEMSRDFTYVDDISEAIVRLAALPPAPGGAGAGQDPATADAPWRIYNIGNHTPVRLDRFIAVIEAACGKTAIKRHLPMQPGDVRATYADVSDLMARVDFRPDTPIETGIARFVAWYRDFYGMAQA from the coding sequence ATGACCACGGTTTCACCCCGCCGCGTCCTGCTCACCGGCGCGGCCGGCTTCGTCGGTTACCATGTCACGCAGGCGCTGCTGGCGCGCGGCATCGCCGTGCTCGGGATCGACAACCTGACGCCCTATTACGATCCCGCTCTCAAGCAGGCCCGGCTCGACAGGCTCCTGCCGCAAGAGGGGTTTCGCTTCGAGCCGATCGACATCGCCGACCATGACGCGCTCGCCGGCGCTTTCTCCCGCTTCGCGCCGGACGTCGTGATCCATCTGGCGGCACAGGCCGGCGTGCGCTACTCGCTCGACAATCCCCGCGCCTACGCCCACTCCAACCTCGACGGCTTCCTCTCGGTGCTGGAGGCCTGCCGGCACCACCCCGTCCAGCATCTCGTCTATGCCTCGTCCAGTTCCGTCTACGGCGCCAACGCGAAGGTGCCCTTCAGCGAGCATGACGGCGCCGACCATCCCGTCTCGCTCTACGCCGCGACCAAGCGCGCCAACGAGCTGATGGCCCACAGCTATGCGCAGCTCTACGGCATCCCCGCGACCGGCCTGCGCTTCTTCACCGTCTACGGCCCCTGGGGCCGGCCGGACATGGCCTATTTCAAGTTCACCAAGGCGATCCTCGAAGGCCGGCCGATCGACGTCTATGCCGAGGCGGAGATGAGCCGGGACTTCACCTATGTCGACGACATCAGCGAGGCGATCGTGCGCCTCGCGGCCCTGCCGCCCGCCCCGGGCGGGGCCGGCGCCGGCCAGGACCCCGCCACGGCGGACGCGCCCTGGCGGATCTACAACATCGGCAACCACACGCCCGTCCGCCTCGACCGCTTCATCGCGGTGATCGAGGCCGCCTGCGGCAAGACCGCGATCAAGCGCCATCTGCCGATGCAGCCGGGCGACGTCCGCGCGACCTATGCCGACGTGTCGGACCTGATGGCCCGCGTCGACTTCAGGCCCGATACGCCGATCGAGACCGGCATCGCGCGCTTCGTCGCCTGGTATCGCGACTTCTACGGGATGGCGCAGGCGTGA
- a CDS encoding heavy metal translocating P-type ATPase: MATQQDLSVFVRHGEGGVAGMELAVEGIRCAGCMHAIESGLAKDASILKARVNLALKRVTVEWKEGALRPEGVIERLGALGFKAYPFLPSAERDSVTLEERRLLRYLAVAGFAAMNIMLLSVSVWSGANGDLSPVTRDFFHWLSALIALPTAAYAGRPFFESALRALRAGGVNMDVPITLGIVLALGMSVVETANHSDHAYFDGAVMLIFFLLIGRYLDQMMRRRTRDLAGNLAALKAETATRLLPDGTTVTLPIAAIAPGDLVLVQPGERVCVDGRVESGRSEIDRSLVTGETDPAPIAAGGQVHAGTMNLSGALSVRVEAAGTGTLLDEIDKLMAQAVESRSRYVRLSDRAARLYAPLVHATALATLVGWIVFGLAWQQALIIAITVLIITCPCALGLAIPAVQVVAASALFRRQVMLKEGDALERLAEADMVVFDKTGTLTLPEPDLLNADAIGPEILRAAASLAAASRHPLAQAIGRAAGSPAPCAETQEHRGLGIAALVAGEEMRLGSPAFCEAEALAAEAGARFPTASLIAWRHGDRRAVFAVGQKLRPDARACVEALRRLGLEPMILSGDREAAVAAVARDLGIADWRSGLRPDEKLHALDDLAKHGRKVLMVGDGLNDAPALAKAHVSMSPISATHLAQAAADIVFLGDSLNPVATSLAIARKARALMMENLWFAVLYNAIAVPIAIAGLATPLVAAAAMSGSSLVVTLNALRAAHRPVAAIEEAAS, from the coding sequence CAGCAGGATCTCTCCGTCTTCGTCCGCCATGGCGAGGGCGGCGTCGCGGGCATGGAGCTGGCGGTGGAGGGCATTCGCTGCGCCGGCTGCATGCACGCCATCGAGAGCGGGCTGGCCAAGGACGCGTCCATCCTCAAGGCGCGCGTCAACCTCGCCCTGAAGCGCGTCACCGTCGAGTGGAAGGAGGGCGCGCTGCGGCCGGAGGGCGTCATCGAGCGGCTCGGTGCGCTCGGCTTCAAGGCCTATCCCTTCCTGCCCTCGGCCGAGCGCGACAGCGTCACGCTCGAGGAGCGCCGGCTGCTGCGCTACCTCGCCGTCGCGGGCTTTGCCGCCATGAACATCATGCTGCTGTCGGTCTCGGTCTGGTCTGGCGCCAATGGCGACCTCAGCCCGGTCACGCGCGACTTCTTCCATTGGCTCTCGGCCCTGATCGCTCTGCCGACCGCGGCCTATGCCGGGCGCCCCTTCTTCGAGAGCGCGCTGCGGGCCCTGCGCGCGGGCGGCGTCAACATGGACGTCCCGATCACACTCGGCATCGTGCTCGCGCTCGGCATGTCTGTCGTCGAGACGGCCAACCATTCCGACCACGCCTATTTCGACGGCGCGGTCATGCTGATCTTCTTCCTGCTGATCGGCCGCTATCTCGACCAGATGATGCGGCGGCGCACGCGCGACCTCGCCGGCAATCTCGCCGCGCTGAAGGCGGAGACCGCGACGCGGCTGCTGCCGGACGGCACCACCGTGACCCTGCCGATCGCCGCGATCGCGCCGGGCGACCTCGTCCTCGTCCAGCCGGGCGAGCGCGTCTGCGTCGACGGCCGCGTCGAGAGCGGCCGCTCGGAGATCGACCGCAGCCTCGTCACCGGGGAGACCGACCCCGCCCCGATCGCCGCCGGCGGCCAGGTCCATGCCGGCACGATGAACCTGTCCGGCGCCCTGTCGGTCCGCGTCGAGGCGGCCGGCACCGGTACGCTGCTCGACGAAATCGACAAGCTGATGGCCCAGGCCGTCGAGAGCCGCTCGCGCTATGTGCGCCTCTCGGATCGCGCCGCGCGGCTCTATGCCCCGCTCGTCCACGCCACGGCGCTGGCCACGCTGGTCGGCTGGATCGTCTTCGGCCTCGCCTGGCAGCAGGCGCTGATCATCGCCATCACCGTGCTGATAATCACCTGCCCCTGCGCGCTGGGACTGGCGATTCCCGCCGTGCAGGTCGTCGCCGCCTCGGCGCTGTTCCGCCGCCAGGTGATGCTCAAGGAGGGCGACGCGCTGGAGCGGCTGGCCGAGGCCGACATGGTCGTGTTCGACAAGACCGGCACCCTGACGCTGCCCGAGCCCGATCTCCTCAATGCGGATGCGATCGGCCCCGAGATCCTGCGGGCCGCCGCCTCGCTCGCCGCGGCCAGCCGCCACCCCCTCGCCCAAGCGATCGGGCGCGCGGCCGGCAGCCCCGCCCCCTGCGCCGAGACGCAGGAGCATCGCGGGTTGGGCATCGCCGCGCTCGTCGCGGGCGAGGAGATGCGGCTGGGCAGCCCGGCCTTCTGCGAGGCCGAGGCGCTCGCAGCGGAAGCCGGCGCCCGCTTCCCCACCGCCTCGCTCATTGCCTGGCGGCACGGCGACCGGCGCGCCGTCTTCGCCGTCGGCCAGAAGCTGCGCCCCGATGCGCGCGCCTGCGTCGAGGCGCTGCGCCGCCTCGGCCTCGAGCCCATGATCCTCTCGGGTGATCGCGAGGCGGCGGTCGCCGCCGTCGCCCGCGACCTCGGCATCGCCGACTGGCGCTCGGGCCTGCGGCCCGACGAGAAGCTGCACGCGCTCGACGATCTCGCGAAGCACGGCCGCAAGGTCCTGATGGTCGGCGACGGACTCAACGATGCTCCCGCCCTGGCCAAGGCCCATGTCTCGATGTCGCCGATCAGTGCGACCCACCTCGCCCAGGCGGCGGCCGACATCGTCTTCCTCGGTGACAGCCTCAACCCCGTGGCGACCAGCCTCGCCATCGCCCGCAAGGCCCGCGCGCTGATGATGGAGAACCTCTGGTTCGCGGTGCTCTACAACGCCATCGCCGTGCCCATCGCCATCGCCGGCCTGGCGACCCCGCTGGTCGCCGCCGCCGCCATGTCCGGCTCGTCCCTGGTGGTGACGCTCAACGCGCTGCGCGCGGCGCACCGGCCGGTCGCGGCGATCGAGGAGGCTGCGTCATGA
- a CDS encoding Bug family tripartite tricarboxylate transporter substrate binding protein: MTMTRRAALAAACLLAAPVALAQSDYPGNKVVTIIVPFAAGGTTDLLGRVLAERLGARLNGKFIVENRPGAGGNTGVAAAARATPDGYTLTMGTVSTHAINPAVYAKMPFDHIKDFAPISQVASVPNILMVNIDLPVKTVPELIDLLKKNPNKYSFGSSGAGTSTHMAAELFKVSTGTDMVHVPYRSSGQVTQDLLAGQIQITFDNITIAWPHVEAGKIRALATATPERLVVAKDMPALAEFIPGYAAASWHGFFAPSGVPKEIVAKLSTEVQAIMREPGVIDQMKKLGVDPVGSTQEQFTAHIAAETKRWADVAQKANVRIE, encoded by the coding sequence ATGACGATGACACGCAGGGCGGCGTTGGCCGCCGCATGCCTGCTGGCCGCTCCGGTCGCGCTGGCGCAGAGCGACTATCCAGGCAACAAGGTGGTGACGATCATCGTCCCCTTCGCAGCGGGTGGGACGACCGACCTGCTCGGCCGCGTGCTGGCCGAGCGTCTCGGCGCCCGTCTCAACGGCAAGTTCATCGTCGAGAACCGGCCCGGCGCCGGCGGCAACACGGGTGTCGCGGCCGCCGCGCGGGCGACGCCCGACGGCTACACGCTGACCATGGGCACGGTCTCGACCCATGCGATCAACCCGGCCGTCTACGCCAAGATGCCCTTTGACCACATCAAGGACTTCGCCCCGATCTCGCAGGTGGCGAGCGTGCCCAACATCCTGATGGTCAATATCGACCTGCCGGTGAAGACGGTGCCGGAGCTGATCGATCTGCTGAAGAAGAACCCCAACAAGTATTCCTTCGGTTCCTCGGGGGCAGGCACCTCGACCCATATGGCGGCCGAGCTGTTCAAGGTCTCGACCGGCACCGACATGGTGCATGTGCCCTACCGCTCGAGCGGGCAGGTGACGCAGGACCTGCTCGCGGGCCAGATCCAGATCACCTTCGACAACATCACCATCGCCTGGCCGCATGTCGAGGCCGGCAAGATCCGGGCGCTCGCGACCGCCACGCCCGAGCGTCTCGTCGTCGCCAAGGACATGCCGGCGCTGGCCGAGTTCATTCCCGGTTACGCCGCCGCCTCCTGGCACGGCTTCTTCGCGCCCTCGGGCGTGCCCAAGGAGATCGTCGCCAAGCTCTCGACCGAGGTTCAGGCGATCATGCGCGAGCCCGGTGTGATCGATCAGATGAAGAAGCTTGGCGTCGATCCCGTCGGTTCGACCCAGGAGCAGTTCACCGCCCATATCGCCGCCGAGACCAAGCGCTGGGCTGATGTGGCGCAGAAGGCGAATGTCCGGATCGAGTGA
- a CDS encoding methyl-accepting chemotaxis protein, producing MNVTKPASTALTVRDSWPARYDAWVSRLLGLSRLDEPEAAALRKAQGNLFARVLPAILLSNLLSAVLVAITAMIHGWLWFPLFWSAAVVAIGVLGILRITRIRERNREDSPSAKFNDRILIDSALMALPWVVMAVVFNPIAVPEMEVLTATLLAGLVCAGTFTMASMPSAALLFAGIILGARVIHIALSPGDHMLENLTFQAIYGSVMLVSLRSMAQLFIDRVRAISSAQALGQEAKAQARVEEARREEVERQAAAFRQEIGAILQPVFQSVDHMNGAAEQLVSISQRSQDKLAGVLTKVSEAMSDITCVESHSHRLTNTIAQIRAEADKTTQLVRTAASDVAASIAVKTQLTQAVRDIGDVSALIREIAAQTNLLALNATIEAARAGLAGRGFAVVATEVKGLAARTEAATQEISERIEEVRAATERSLAAVMNISVSTDAIVGVTGDIVVAVDQQAEAIRTMVALLAGTVREAENTTAAIDLVVADAARTMDNGRQVSAAAAGVDASARRLDESVARFSRDVVRN from the coding sequence GTGAACGTGACGAAGCCGGCGTCGACAGCCCTCACGGTGAGAGACTCATGGCCGGCGCGCTACGATGCGTGGGTCAGCCGCTTATTGGGCCTGTCACGGCTGGACGAGCCCGAAGCGGCGGCCCTGCGCAAGGCGCAGGGCAATCTGTTCGCGCGCGTTCTTCCCGCCATCCTGCTCTCCAATCTCCTGTCCGCCGTGCTGGTCGCGATCACGGCGATGATCCATGGCTGGCTCTGGTTTCCGCTGTTCTGGAGTGCGGCGGTGGTCGCGATCGGCGTCCTCGGCATCCTGCGCATCACGCGGATCCGCGAACGCAATCGCGAGGATAGCCCCTCGGCCAAGTTCAACGACCGCATCCTGATCGACTCCGCCCTGATGGCGCTGCCCTGGGTGGTCATGGCCGTCGTCTTCAATCCCATCGCCGTCCCGGAGATGGAGGTGCTGACCGCGACGCTGCTCGCCGGCCTCGTCTGCGCGGGGACCTTCACGATGGCGAGCATGCCGTCGGCGGCGCTGCTCTTCGCAGGGATCATCCTGGGTGCGCGCGTGATCCACATCGCGCTGTCGCCGGGCGATCACATGCTCGAGAACCTGACCTTCCAGGCGATCTACGGCTCGGTGATGCTGGTCTCGCTGCGCAGCATGGCGCAACTCTTCATCGACCGCGTCCGCGCCATCAGCAGCGCCCAGGCGCTCGGGCAGGAAGCGAAGGCCCAGGCTCGGGTCGAGGAGGCGCGACGCGAAGAGGTCGAGCGGCAGGCAGCGGCCTTCCGGCAAGAGATCGGCGCGATCCTGCAGCCGGTCTTCCAGTCGGTCGACCACATGAACGGTGCGGCCGAGCAACTCGTCTCGATCTCCCAGCGATCGCAGGACAAGCTCGCCGGCGTGCTGACGAAGGTGTCGGAAGCCATGAGCGACATCACCTGCGTCGAATCCCATTCACACCGGCTCACCAACACGATCGCGCAGATCCGCGCCGAGGCCGACAAGACCACGCAGCTGGTGCGGACGGCGGCCTCGGACGTCGCGGCCTCGATTGCCGTGAAGACGCAGCTGACGCAGGCGGTGCGCGACATCGGCGATGTTTCGGCCCTGATCCGGGAGATCGCGGCCCAGACCAATCTGCTCGCGCTCAACGCGACCATCGAGGCGGCCCGCGCCGGGCTGGCCGGGCGTGGCTTCGCCGTCGTCGCCACCGAGGTGAAGGGGCTGGCGGCCCGCACCGAGGCGGCCACGCAGGAGATCTCGGAGCGCATCGAAGAGGTGCGCGCCGCGACGGAACGCTCGCTGGCGGCGGTGATGAACATCAGCGTCTCCACCGATGCGATCGTCGGGGTGACCGGCGACATCGTCGTCGCCGTCGATCAGCAGGCCGAGGCGATCCGAACCATGGTCGCCCTGCTGGCGGGCACCGTGCGCGAGGCGGAGAACACCACGGCGGCGATCGATCTCGTCGTCGCGGATGCGGCGCGCACCATGGACAATGGCCGTCAGGTCTCGGCTGCCGCCGCCGGCGTCGACGCCTCGGCCCGCCGGCTCGACGAATCGGTTGCCCGGTTCTCGCGCGACGTCGTCAGGAACTGA